The window CAACAATAACCAACACATATAAAATACCTAGTTAGCTGTGACATTTGTAAAGAATGTCTCCTTGTTGTGCAAACCACACAGAAGAGCACAGgcagtatataatacatattgtatGAGATCACATATCAGATCTGGAGaacactcgcacagatacccCCAAGGAATACAGTATGGAAGAAACTGATAACATATTCTAATGCACACTTTCCAAACGGGCTGCTGAGCAATTTTTTAATTAGAGACACTATTAAAGATTAATTATTAAATGTATGCTGATCCTTATTTTGCTATTTCTTATGTTACATAATATAATTATTTCTATCCATTGCTTATCCTTTTCTGTGGCACTGAGTGAAATATTCATATTATACtttcagtccaaatataaaatacttCAATGGCATATTAGTGAATTTTCATGTTAATAACAGCCTGATGCAtgcagaattcattttgtaacattacccacCATACTAAGTCTGTTATACCTGATCACAAGGTGGTCTACATTATTATGCATCTGTTTTCCCCTTTTCCATCTCCTAGTAGCACACTGCAACTGCACAGTCTTAGTTTTGATTCACTGCTAGTCCACAACTCCGAGTCACACTGCAATAGAGCTATACCCCAAAGTTAGTCTTGTTACTATAAATACATACTAAGTCCACATCAGCACAGGATCATCCCGAGCTCATAGCACACTGCAGCTcaccctagatatttaaattctgAAGGCAGAGGGCCAAAGAACAGCTATAAATGCAAACTtctaaaaactaaattaattaaCGTAAAgcaaaagtttaaaacaaaacaagtttaaggatattttgaaaaagagagagtGTCATGAAAAAAATGAGAGCAGAAAACTGGGAGATGGAAGCACTGAGTGGAATTTCAAAATCAAGAGTCAGGCAGAAAATCTTAATATAGTTAGGAGCAGAAGTAACCAAATCCCAATACACAAAACACATATTGtattcaaaaaaacaaaccagaaagTCCTAGTGCTGAGTTgattttggaattgcattgtCTTCATTTAGCAAGAGCCATTGAAGTTTATTTGTACCACAGTGCATTTTTGGAGTGACCAAGATAATGAGTGGGCCATTGCCAAAATGATTTTCTATAGTCACTAATTTAGCATTTTACTTTACAGCAATTAagttaatatatttgtatattttgttgaataaGTAATATTCAGGCACACTAAGAATgtaactgtttaagattatatatatatatatatatatatatatatatatatatatatatatatatatactgtatatatatatatatatatatattttttttttttttttaagtagcatATCTATATATTTCCTTGCAAATATTACACTGTTTTTagttcagtattttatttttgtctatatttgttttgtttacctCTACTGTATGTTTACAGTTCATGGAAGTGCATTACAGaagagtaaattaaaatgaataaaaaagtatatttatgtatatgtttatatatatgttttcttAGGTAGCTTTTCAGGTCTTTCTTGTCatgatattatataatatgtaactgatgtttatgtttgataaaattattttagtttgtttttttagacaaatacagaaataaatctgTATTGCACAGTGAtcaaaaaacacatgtaaatgaGCACAACATTTTAATTCTTCCTACAGTATTACTTTAACACTTCcatgttttacattttcttctcatGCATTAATCAatagtattatttaaaaatttcctCAAAGTTATAGCAAGTTACTAGTAACTATAGATACTGATTAAGTATTCTTGAATACACCTAACAGACCCCTATAGCATGGAATACTTTGGCATTAGTAGTTTTTCCCTAGGGTAATATGAGGATGATTTCCAATAATAGCTGTAGCAATTTTGttgatgttgttttgttgtttttaatacaaTTAACACCTTTATATATAAGACTGCATAAGTAAGATACTGCACTAACATAATGAGTACAAAATGCCACTATCAACAGCATGTAAAGATTTCCACTTTTCTTTAACCTTACTATTGCTTGCTGGCTCTGCTGGTTTTCAGACAAGTACTATTTGCAAACTACTAGGCCTATTTGACTTACCAGGGTTAGAAAGTGACGGTGACATTGTTATTGGAGGCCTATTTCCAGTTCATTTTAAGGAATCTGAAACTAATCTCTCATTTGATATTCGTCCTACTACAACGAAATGTGAAAGGTAGGTCTAAAAAATTTACTTATATGAAAAGACATGATTTAGTTCCTCCATAAATATAGCAACAAACAAAAAGGACACTGAATgctttgttactgtatatattaaaaatagtaagatTACACCTCATCTTCTGGCAAAGTAGACTGCTTCTATTCAGATAATTATAGCTGTCAACATTGAGGACAACACAACAATTTGAGTTATGGAAATGAACTCTAATAAATGTATAAACTTATTTGAGTGTTTTTTGACACAATATCACAAAGTTTATGGAATAAACAATATACAAGAGTTGTGGTTTCCCAAAGATTTAATCTATTTAAACTGCTGCACACAAGCAGGCagccaagaaataacagagttgcatccctttaaatatttcatttaagcactatattatattaatttattttaagaaattataaTTCTTTAGTTCTTCTGTAAatgtatattgatttctatgaTAAGGATCATTAGTTTATCAAGCTACTCAAATTCTTATGTGCATTTATGGCAGATCTTTAAATacttgtctttcatttttaacaaattaatcttttttattgtttaataaatgcatttttccaAGCATTGTCACTCATTTGAAATGGAGGAGCTTTTTTCTAAAAGGTTCGATTTGTTAGCTTTGATTTTAGAGCATTCCGTTGGGTTCAAACGATGATCTTTGCCATTGAGGAAATAAACAAGAACCCTACACTGCTGCCAGGTGTAACACTGGGATATAAGATTATAGACACCTGTGACAACATTCACAACGGTCTGCAGGGTGCTCTAAAATTGGTGAATGGCAAAGACGAAacatcatctttaaatcattgcAATGCAAGTAATGCTGTCCCTGCAATTATTGGATTAGCTTCATCTTCACCAACGAGGGCCATAGCTCATACAATAGGACCCTTTGGAATTCCAGTGGTAAGTACCTGAATAACAGTATTAGCAGATTAAGCAACCTGAATGAGtgtgtttattgctttttatttgaACATCAAGTTTTATTACATCCATCCCTTTTCTTAACCTTAACATGTGCAGGATCACAGAGAACCAAAGGCTATATTGGCAGAAGCCAAGTTTAGAAGGGAATCTAGTGAATTACATTGatctttttattgaaataaaacattcttttttttttgcttgttctaATACAATGCCTTGGAGAGCTGAAGTCCCTTTTACTGTAGAAGCATTTTGCACAAAGCATGAAATAGGCTTGGTTATAATGGCAGTTAGTCAAAGGACACAGTCACAAACACCTCACACACTagagctactgtatatattagcTTGCCACATTTGTCCTTTGGATGATCAGGAAAAATTAAGTATTAAGAGAAAAATTATCTAGATTTGGGGATAATGTTCAAACTCTTCACAGAGAGTGACTGAGCTGAACATTGAATGCAAGACTGGAGGTATGAGGTAGCAGCAGTGTTAACTACTGAGCTACCCTGACAAAATGGTTTACTACTACTACATTTCCCGTCATTGACTGTATAAAGCTCATACATTCTCCTCATTTCTATATCCATTTTCTGTTTATACGTTGAGTTCCTTTCAAGAAAAGCATAAAAGGCTAACTTTGAAATCTAAATTGTCCCAGTATGTGACGGTATGGATGTGTCCttgatttatttctgtattgtgtCTGAAGCTGCCATGATAAGCTCTAAGTCAACAGAACCAATTACGATCGAACAAGTGGtttcaaataatggattaatgTGTGCAAGAATAATTGAATATTTGTAAAAGAAATCATTACTTGAAAGTTTAGTTTACAGTTAAGAATAACAAAAACTAgccaataaataatatatttcctATTGCTtgtaatatttcagtattttactttatttaatttttatggtTTGTTTTTGCTGTTCATATTTTATTACACAAACATATACTACTGACAGATttgttaaacattattttatgaatatgtaCAGTTGATGCTCTAATTACAAAAGATTACTAATGTCTGCAATATTTCTGCATAATAATCAACAAGTAGTTCCCAATAACATTAAGTTAGAGTTCTATgattcactttcttttatgtgtatgtgttttttgtttttattttaatttctttttaggtCAGTTATTTTGCAACTTGTGCTTATTTGACAGACAAAAAGGAATTTCCCACATTTTTACGGACAGTGCCTAGTGATTTATTTCAAGTTAGAGCACTTGTTCAGCTGATCACCCATTTTGGATGGACTTGGGTGGGTGCCATTGCAACGGACGATGATTATGGCCATTATGGTATTCAGTCTTTTGCAGATCAAGCTAAAGAAAAAGGAGTTTGTCTTTCATATTATGAAACTATCCCCAACATTTACTCTGAAGCAAAGCTCAGGCAGATTGCAaccacaataaaaaaatcaacagcAAAGGTGATCATAGTCTTTGCCTCAGAAGGGAAATTCTATGAATTGCTAAAAGAAGTTCTAAGGGAAAACATCACAGACCGACAGTGGATTGCAAGTGAAGCCTGGGTGACAGCTGCTCTGCTAACAACAGATGAGTTTTACACAATTTTAGGAggaacaattggctttgcttttCGGGGAGCTCAGATATCTGGACTCCTTGAATTTCTTCAGAGGGTAAAGCCTTCTCCCCACCAAAAGCATGTGTTGACTAATATGTTCTGGGAAGAAATGTTTAATTGCAGACTTAATTTCTCAGGAGAGGATATAGCTCACGAAACTACCAAAACACGCATTTGCACAGGTTCAGAAAACCTACTTgaaacaaaaagcatttttttggaTGTTTCTCAGTTAAGAGTTTCCTATAATGTTTATAAAGCAGTATATGCTATTGCTCATGGTCTACACAAGCTGCTGGAATGTGACAATGAAGACAACTTAGGCCAGAATATCTCATGTAAATCTGTCTTTCCATTAAGGCCATGGcaggtatatatatgtatatatatatatttgatctctctctaaacaaaagtagaaaagtccaatatccagttgtACAGTAAGATTACATATTCATATGTACAGTTCAATATGATTTATCATGACCAGAGTTATACTCATTTACATATGCTACAGAAGTTTATACTTTAAAGATAATGGGTTTCAATTAACATATGAAGAACTCATATCTACACAGATTTAATTATATAATGAAATAATCAATGTGGTTTACTCTCTTTTTAATTCAGCATGCGTTCAGTTACATTTGAAACTAATTAACCTTAATGAAGACAGTAGAACTACCATAAATGGCTTTTAAAAATTCAACAGTAtgaaaacatgtataatgaataaaaaataataattcagttaGCATGATGGTACAGTAAGAATGTGAAACATGCTTGATTTCTGGTCCGAATATTTTTTGGTTTatagaattttttattttctttcatggaATTAATCTCTCCTATGGATATTTGACAGGTGTGAGTAAGCGTGCACTGTGGGGAACTGTCTCCAGATCTTACCAAACCTCAATTTTGTTATAGAAAGTAAAACTGAGATTCACAGGAAACCTGAAAAAGTaaaagttgtttttattaatgGTTTCCAGAATTtgcagaaatacatttttaaaagcagttGCATGTTTTAcaagtaataataacaacaataataataataaataataataataataaaaaaatgcagctaTTCTAAAAAAGCATACTTTTCAGAGAGTAACATGAGAACTTTTGTGCCTGTTGCAGTGGGCAGGTATCAAACAAacacatttctgtgtgttttacttAGTCTTTCTTTTTCTGAGGTTTTGTGTGATACTACACCaccaattttttttatgtattaagtcacaaaacacatggacaacaagAAACTATATCAACCtaaaattaaatctttatttgtttttgcaaTGGAGACTGGTTGTCTACATAAACCGTGTAGtaaattcaaacagaaaaatgataaaaaaaatattttacataggCCATACAGTATGTAATCAAAAGCAGTTACAtaccagtggtgtagctagggatGGGCGAAAGGGGCGGTTCAccccgggtggcacatttttgcaGGCGGCATTATTggtcaaaaggctcagtacaattcatgtgttAGCAGTacggttcagaaaaatatcactcatgaatgaaaaaagtaaaattctctgatttttattcacaaatgcttcaaaaataattttcagactgtccttctgtgatggcatcagacacagcagttgaaatttatgaggtaataacaaaaataaacttaaacattacaccaataataatttctaggaagataaacaactaatttacaatttataattttgtttcgttatcaatctgaatgtGTTCTTGCTATGTGCAGAAAatatccccacctatcacttgtacactacactggttctggttttcgcagcgtaattatattaaactaataattagaacacagcttatcagcgcgtctatactatattcttgtttagttgatgcttataaataattatatgtgaaaaattattgctgtttctctatatatgaataaatctatgcaaaatgtatcttaattttttttctatacatcattttaattttctacttaagtaggttaacatattcagatatgttggagggcggcaaattgaagccctgcTCCGCCCCGAGCGGCACAAACTCTAGCTATGCCATTGTTACATACTTCACATTTTTCTAACAGAGTTAGCCTATTACATCATTTACTACATTATTTTggtatttataatattattataaagtattttaaattgtgtgttgttattattattatacatagtttaatccatccattatccaacccgccgaatccgaacacagggtcacggggctctgctggagccaatcccagccaacacagggcacaaggcaggaaccaatcccgggcagggtgccaacccaccgcaggacacacacaaacacacccacacaccaagcacacactagggccaatttagaatcgccaatccacctaacctgcatgtctttgggaggaaaccggagcgcccggaggaaacccacgcagacacggagagaacatgcaaactccacgcagggaggacccgggaagtgaacccaggtccccaggtctcccaattgcgaggcagcagcgctacccactgcgccaccgtgccgccacatagTTTAATTTATATGTTAATTAAGTATGCATATTGCTTGTATTTGGGTATACTTAACTAAGTATACAATTAGCATGTTTACATGCATTTCAATAATttgattattcacagaaacctgatttctaaaatgccatgttaaCTTTTGTTTGGTTAGAGAAAATAGGTTATTGGCCTCTGGGGAACCCAACTAAATGCTGTAGATTTCTCTGTGAATAATtcgattatgtggccatgtaaacccataaCAAGTTTACTGTTAAAGATTTTGTAATCTGTGTATATCCATTGCACCCTGTCAGCCTGAGCATGTATTTGCTTCATACATGCTTTCAGCAGTCATGGATAGAAacattcacaaaataaatttccagaggcaaatgtttgggtGATCACATTGTTCTCTCTCCTAGGTGAAATTGTCTGTCTCAAAATTCATAAATCTCTAAATTTATGTTGAGGAGCTGaacgtacagtgctaaactcaacAACACAGTCTCAAAAGCAGTAggttaacatgttaaaagtaaagtGTGCTActtagtctgattactttttaaaataattaataaatgaatacaatacTTATcctattgaaataaaaatgcctGCAATATTATTATTCCAGCTGCACTGGGTGTAAAATAAGAAGTACACATATTAGGGCTTTTGTAGATGTCAGTCACACAGCCAAACAGAACAGAGTTTGCTATGTGcatataaataaagcatcaatttgaCAAAACATATTAATAAGACACAACAGGCatcatgcttatttatttatttttttgattcatGCTGGCTGGTGACAGTGTTTAAcccttttttgcacagtttaatgacaCTGGAGCGTTTGCGTTTTGGAGTGTATTCACCTTAACCCGATtaagtgtgtgcatgtaaatgcactgaatGAAAATTTGATTTAAGACCATTAGAAAATTCAAGTCTATATTATATGTTGATTTTTCATTTGTCTTGTTTGAGtgtattgtttttccttttttgtaatacTTATACCCTTATAATGGAGATGTCATCTAGCATACCCTAAGAAGATGTTTCTAACCTTTGTGTAGTGTACTCATTTCAAAGCTTATCAAATAGAGTGCACATCTATGCAGTTCTGAGTTTTACAGATGATTTCCagaatatttaaacaaatgtttttctaGGGTTTACTAAAACTATATATACTACAGTTTACATCTGCTTTgattacattttctgttaataaacaggtgaacttttttctgatttcacAAAAACAGTATCTCATGGCTGACACAATGTAGAAAAATTCtagtgttgtttttaataaactgcaCATTTTAGTATATTCTTATATACTTTGCTTCTTATTGCTCACAATGTATAATTCAAGTCATAAAAGTAAAGTCATCCATATAGTCTGATTAAACAAAACAGGGGCATCTCATATATTTGCTTACAGAAGAACTGTGATTTATCTTTCATCATTGGATGCTGAAGAAAACTACAACTTCATGTTTGTTACTGAAGAGTACAtgtttgtcttttgttatttgtatttatttaggtGCTTAGCCACTTGAAAACTGTTAACTTTACCAATCGATTTGGTGAAAAAGTATATTTTGACCAAAATGGAGAACCTGTGCCATTATATGACATAATAAACTGGCAAAAAGATTTCAGTGGAGCAATAAAGTTGGTAAAAGTTGGCTCATTTGATGCCTCTGCTCTCTCGGGTGAAGAAACggttataaatgaagaaaaaatcatATGGAGCAGAGGCCAGTCTCAGGTATGTTTTACATGAAACCAGATTATTTTGTGTTCTgtcttgctatttttaatttgagATTGTTACATGGATATAAGCTTTGAAaagatgtttcattttattaaaagtataCGAATAAAATTTGCCAATTAATCCTTAGTCCCTGTCAACATATTGGATGAATTCTCCGAGACTTTAGGTTTAAGGACTAAGAGTTGGAATGACTTTTATAAGCTTCAAGGTCACAAAAAAATCagtataatttttcatttaaagtagCACAGTTCATTTATAATACATGTCCATTGTAAGAAGTAAAAGTCACCTCTTTTTTATATTCTATTGAAGGCTTGCTACCATTCTCATTATAATTTTAGGCAAAGGACTCAAACTGGAACTTTACAGATGAGAGATTAATCCATAATTACCCAGGGGACAGTTAAAgggaatacaaaataaattactttCAAAGTTAGCAGATCACATTACATTTCATCAGTTAATCATTCTCTACTTTTCCACAAGCATGTAATTTTATACCTGTCAGTTACTCACCTTGCTATGTTTGACATCTGCTGATTTCCATTTAGGTTTAATTAGGTAATACATAATTGTATATGTGTTAATGTTAATTCAAGTGCAAACTCTAACGTGTTTTATTAGAATACACCtgtgataaaatgtaaaaaaacagaatattttggCAAAGAATCTGGCAAGGCAAAAGAGTAAGCAGTGCGGTTACCCAGAGATCATAATTCAGATCAGTTCAAGGTTTTTTCaaaatctgtattttatatatttgtcacTTTTTGCAACCACAGGTCAATTAGAGAAGGCCAACCTGTCTAATTTCCATCTGTGTCTATATAGCACAATCTGATTATACTTCTGGGGCAACATTGAAAacactgtatttctattaaaagtaAGGTGGATTGGTTTACTCTTGTACTGAATAACAAAGTTTTATTCTTTGTGATCCTTAGAGTTATAAAAGCTGAAAACGAAAAACTCTAAAGTAGTTATTTTATGAaacctatttaaaataaataa of the Erpetoichthys calabaricus chromosome 2, fErpCal1.3, whole genome shotgun sequence genome contains:
- the LOC114669565 gene encoding extracellular calcium-sensing receptor; the encoded protein is MPLSTACKDFHFSLTLLLLAGSAGFQTSTICKLLGLFDLPGLESDGDIVIGGLFPVHFKESETNLSFDIRPTTTKCESFDFRAFRWVQTMIFAIEEINKNPTLLPGVTLGYKIIDTCDNIHNGLQGALKLVNGKDETSSLNHCNASNAVPAIIGLASSSPTRAIAHTIGPFGIPVVSYFATCAYLTDKKEFPTFLRTVPSDLFQVRALVQLITHFGWTWVGAIATDDDYGHYGIQSFADQAKEKGVCLSYYETIPNIYSEAKLRQIATTIKKSTAKVIIVFASEGKFYELLKEVLRENITDRQWIASEAWVTAALLTTDEFYTILGGTIGFAFRGAQISGLLEFLQRVKPSPHQKHVLTNMFWEEMFNCRLNFSGEDIAHETTKTRICTGSENLLETKSIFLDVSQLRVSYNVYKAVYAIAHGLHKLLECDNEDNLGQNISCKSVFPLRPWQVLSHLKTVNFTNRFGEKVYFDQNGEPVPLYDIINWQKDFSGAIKLVKVGSFDASALSGEETVINEEKIIWSRGQSQVPYSKCSQSCPPGTRKATQNGKPTCCFDCVSCADGEISNLTDSLECTKCAPDFWSDENRTKCVARDVEYLSFQDTMGVTLTVAAILGAFLTLTVMGIFFYFRSTPLVKANNSELSFLLLGSLELCFLCSLTFIGEPSLWSCMTRHTAFGISFVLCISCILAKSIVVLGAFKSTLPASNAMKWFGPLQQRAIIIICTLLQAFLCITWLTLSPPFPFRNTNNQGGKIILQCNAGSVLAFYLVLGYIGLISCVCFILAFLGRKLPNNFNEAKLITFSMLIFFAVWIAFIPAYESSPGKYTVAVEVFAILSSSFGLLLCIFIPKCYIILLHPEKNTKKGLIGKAVSLKKH